The Coffea arabica cultivar ET-39 chromosome 1e, Coffea Arabica ET-39 HiFi, whole genome shotgun sequence genome has a window encoding:
- the LOC113690591 gene encoding nuatigenin 3-beta-glucosyltransferase-like: MALRNSTAKLHLLFLPFFTPSHMIPLVNAAGLFAAQGVKVTILSTKHNTVLFQSSIDRAIELGHDISVHNLKFPSAEVGLPEGIENFSVATTQEMLAKVFNGLMLLQNAMEELIQCLSPHCIISDKQYAWTTDLGEKLKIPRILFYPESFFCRSLRHNLQQYEPHKSVNSDSESFLIHGLPDKVEMKRSQLEDHMKTKTQYSEVVLKPIKESELRSFGLLFDTFYELEPQYADYFRNVRGIKAWAIGPLFYFSSKEKTDNTTDGKDSCLKWLDTQGTNQVLYVSFGSITKFSDAQLREIALALEGLNQPFIWVVRKRENDQDNQQESWLPDGFEDRITEGNKGLVIRGWAPQLKILNHPAVGGFMTHCGWNSTMEAMTAGVPLITWPLFAEQFYNEKLVQVLKVGVSVGADHWKFSPISEGPVVESK, translated from the coding sequence ATGGCCTTGAGGAACAGCACTGCTAAACTTCATCTTCTATTTCTCCCGTTCTTCACACCAAGCCACATGATCCCTCTAGTTAATGCTGCCGGGCTATTTGCTGCTCAGGGCGTTAAGGTTACCATTCTCTCCACCAAACACAACACAGTCCTGTTTCAATCCTCCATTGATCGAGCCATCGAATTAGGCCATGATATCTCCGTTCACAACTTGAAATTTCCATCAGCTGAAGTGGGACTACCTGAAGGAATTGAAAATTTCAGCGTGGCAACCACACAAGAAATGCTTGCCAAAGTATTCAACGGTTTGATGCTTCTCCAAAATGCAATGGAAGAACTTATTCAATGTCTTAGTCCTCACTGTATTATCTCGGACAAGCAATATGCTTGGACAACTGATTTAGGTGAGAAGCTGAAGATACCGAGAATCTTGTTCTATCCAGAAAGCTTCTTTTGTCGCAGTTTGCGCCATAATTTGCAGCAGTATGAGCCTCACAAGTCAGTAAATTCAGATTCTGAGAGTTTCTTGATCCATGGTTTACCAGATAAGGTCGAAATGAAAAGGTCTCAACTGGAGGATCATATGAAGACCAAAACTCAGTACTCAGAGGTGGTATTAAAGCCAATAAAAGAATCAGAGCTTAGGAGCTTCGGCTTGCTTTTTGACACTTTTTATGAGTTGGAACCTCAATATGCAGATTACTTTAGAAATGTAAGGGGGATAAAAGCATGGGCCATTGGACCTCTTTTCTACTTCTCCAGCAAGGAGAAAACTGACAATACTACTGATGGAAAGGATAGTTGCTTAAAATGGTTGGATACTCAGGGGACCAACCAAGTCCTCTATGTTTCTTTTGGAAGTATTACAAAATTCTCTGACGCCCAGCTCAGGGAAATTGCATTAGCTCTTGAGGGTTTGAACCAGCCGTTTATTTGGGTTGTAAGGAAGAGAGAAAATGACCAAGATAATCAACAAGAGAGCTGGCTGCCAGATGGTTTTGAAGACAGAATAACTGAAGGAAACAAAGGTCTAGTCATTAGAGGTTGGGCTCCACAGCTAAAGATCTTGAACCATCCAGCAGTTGGAGGGTTTATGACTCACTGTGGTTGGAATTCGACGATGGAAGCTATGACTGCTGGGGTGCCATTGATTACTTGGCCATTGTTTGCTGAGCAGTTTTACAATGAGAAACTTGTTCAGGTTTTGAAAGTTGGAGTCAGTGTTGGGGCAGATCATTGGAAATTTTCTCCAATTAGCGAGGGTCCTGTAGTGGAAAGCAAATAG